From a single Anaerolineales bacterium genomic region:
- a CDS encoding acyl-CoA dehydrogenase family protein: MAIDTGSSLGPSLELSPGHEMIRQTARDFAQREIAPIAAEHDESGVFPSATIRKMGEMGFMGIEVDEAYGGAELDTLAYALALEEICKVDAAHGTVMSVNNSLFCYPLLRFGTEEQKQRFLPPVASGAVIGAYSLTEPMSGSDAGSMRSRAERHGEHYRLNGRKSWVTSGSVAGSIIVFMMTDPVQKQKGITAFLVDPRLPGFSLGKTEPKLGIRASATCEIVFEDYPCPVENRLGNEGDGFKIAMTVLDAGRIGIAAQSLGIAGAAYQASLEYARQRESFGQKIGQHQGVGFKLADMKTRLEASRLLVYQAALAKQASKTTGQRFTLEASMAKLFASETAMFCAHAAVQIHAGMGYSKELPIERYFRDAKITEIYEGTSEIQRLVISRLELGLR, from the coding sequence ATGGCCATTGATACCGGTTCCTCCCTGGGCCCCTCGCTCGAACTCAGCCCTGGCCACGAGATGATCCGCCAGACGGCGCGCGACTTCGCCCAGCGCGAGATCGCGCCTATTGCTGCCGAACACGACGAGAGCGGCGTGTTCCCGTCCGCCACGATTCGCAAGATGGGGGAAATGGGCTTCATGGGGATCGAGGTCGACGAAGCCTATGGCGGCGCCGAGTTGGATACCCTCGCCTACGCGCTGGCGCTGGAGGAGATCTGCAAGGTTGACGCCGCCCACGGCACCGTGATGTCGGTTAACAACTCGCTGTTCTGCTACCCGCTGCTGCGCTTCGGCACGGAGGAGCAGAAGCAGCGCTTCCTTCCGCCTGTGGCCTCTGGCGCCGTAATCGGCGCCTACTCGCTCACCGAGCCGATGTCGGGATCGGACGCCGGCAGCATGCGCTCACGCGCCGAACGTCACGGCGAACACTACCGGCTCAACGGGCGCAAATCCTGGGTCACCAGCGGATCGGTGGCAGGCTCAATCATTGTGTTCATGATGACGGACCCAGTGCAGAAGCAGAAAGGGATCACGGCCTTCCTGGTCGATCCACGCCTGCCCGGTTTCAGTCTGGGCAAGACCGAACCCAAGCTGGGCATCCGCGCCTCCGCTACCTGCGAGATCGTGTTCGAGGACTACCCCTGCCCGGTGGAGAACCGCCTGGGGAATGAAGGGGATGGGTTCAAGATCGCCATGACCGTCCTGGATGCCGGCCGGATCGGGATCGCCGCTCAGTCGCTCGGCATCGCCGGAGCCGCCTACCAGGCCAGCCTGGAGTACGCCCGCCAACGCGAGTCCTTCGGCCAGAAGATCGGCCAGCACCAAGGCGTCGGGTTCAAACTGGCCGACATGAAGACCCGGCTGGAGGCCAGCCGCCTGCTGGTCTATCAGGCGGCCTTGGCCAAGCAGGCCTCCAAGACCACCGGCCAGCGCTTCACGCTGGAAGCCTCGATGGCCAAGCTGTTCGCCTCCGAGACCGCCATGTTCTGCGCCCACGCCGCCGTCCAGATCCATGCTGGGATGGGGTACTCGAAGGAACTCCCGATCGAGCGCTACTTCCGCGACGCCAAGATCACCGAGATCTATGAGGGCACCAGCGAGATCCAACGCCTGGTGATCTCCCGCCTCGAACTCGGGCTGCGCTAG
- a CDS encoding peroxiredoxin family protein produces MRFLPAAILLGVSLVGCRPASTGPLEVGDPAPSFSLPAVGGGQVALADYAGVSPVLLFFHMAVGUPPCMQQVVDLQNNADYQALGVPVLSIAFDPVEEMSPEAQALGITTVPMLSDADHTVSEAYGVLQWAVKTGEPGHTFVLVDQDGRIAWIQDYGAAENRGVMYVPVEELTQRLLEALP; encoded by the coding sequence ATGCGTTTTCTACCTGCCGCAATACTTCTCGGAGTCAGCTTGGTCGGCTGCCGGCCGGCGTCGACGGGCCCGCTTGAGGTCGGCGACCCAGCGCCTTCGTTCTCGCTGCCTGCGGTCGGCGGAGGGCAGGTGGCACTGGCGGACTATGCCGGTGTCAGCCCTGTCCTGCTATTCTTCCACATGGCGGTTGGTTGACCGCCCTGCATGCAGCAGGTCGTTGACCTGCAGAATAATGCCGACTACCAGGCCCTTGGCGTTCCTGTCCTGAGCATCGCCTTCGACCCGGTGGAAGAGATGTCACCGGAGGCGCAGGCGCTGGGGATCACCACAGTGCCGATGCTGAGCGATGCCGACCACACGGTGTCCGAGGCCTATGGTGTTCTGCAGTGGGCGGTCAAGACGGGAGAACCGGGCCACACATTCGTCCTAGTCGACCAGGATGGGCGGATCGCATGGATCCAAGATTACGGGGCTGCGGAGAACCGCGGCGTCATGTATGTGCCCGTCGAGGAACTCACTCAACGCCTGCTCGAGGCTTTGCCCTAG
- a CDS encoding aspartyl/glutamyl-tRNA amidotransferase subunit C — protein sequence MTEGISPEIFQHLVGLAALELEAKEAEYLRRELNSQLKAIRELEAITLDAETAITSHGVPYTPAISQPPREDRVQPSGLADDILAQAPETEGRYIVVPDIPHTELE from the coding sequence ATGACCGAGGGGATATCACCCGAGATCTTCCAGCACCTGGTCGGCCTGGCCGCCCTCGAGCTGGAGGCAAAGGAAGCCGAGTACCTGCGTCGGGAGCTGAACAGTCAGCTCAAGGCGATCCGTGAGCTCGAGGCCATCACCCTGGATGCCGAGACGGCGATCACTTCGCATGGTGTCCCCTACACCCCCGCTATCAGCCAGCCGCCGCGGGAGGACCGGGTGCAGCCTTCGGGGCTGGCGGATGACATCCTGGCCCAGGCACCGGAGACCGAAGGCCGGTACATTGTCGTCCCCGACATTCCGCACACGGAGCTGGAATGA